Proteins found in one Natronococcus occultus SP4 genomic segment:
- a CDS encoding universal stress protein codes for MYDTILVPTDGSDPANRAIEHALTLADRYGADLHAMYCVETHRYGEPALSSTELILDNLEDQGAAMLEEISDRADSSGIDCRWNVCHGRPWEAVRKKGAEIDADLIVIGYQGQSHTRTDRIGSVAERIVRTADRPVLTA; via the coding sequence ATGTACGATACGATCCTCGTTCCGACCGACGGAAGCGATCCGGCGAACAGAGCGATCGAACACGCACTGACCCTTGCGGACAGGTACGGCGCCGATCTGCACGCGATGTACTGTGTCGAGACGCACCGGTACGGCGAACCCGCACTGAGCAGCACGGAACTCATCCTCGACAACCTCGAGGACCAGGGCGCCGCCATGCTCGAGGAGATCAGCGACCGAGCTGATAGCTCCGGAATCGACTGTCGCTGGAACGTCTGTCACGGCCGTCCGTGGGAAGCGGTTCGCAAGAAGGGGGCGGAGATCGACGCCGATCTGATCGTGATCGGTTACCAGGGACAGAGCCACACGCGAACGGATCGGATCGGCAGCGTCGCCGAGCGAATCGTTCGAACCGCGGATCGTCCGGTGTTGACCGCCTGA
- a CDS encoding universal stress protein, with protein sequence MYETVLVATDGSDPANRAVDAAVDIASTFDAALYAVSVVDTSRYGDSMLSGTERLVDDLRERADDVLEDVTTRADVDVTTELRQGRPHEEIGAYAESIDADLVVFGNRGLGAGGEIGSTAERVVRHVDRPSLTV encoded by the coding sequence ATGTACGAGACAGTTCTCGTTGCGACCGACGGCAGCGACCCGGCAAACCGTGCAGTCGACGCGGCGGTCGATATCGCGTCGACGTTCGACGCCGCGCTGTATGCCGTCTCGGTCGTCGACACCAGCCGATACGGCGACTCGATGTTGTCCGGAACGGAACGCCTCGTCGACGACCTGCGAGAGCGGGCCGACGACGTCCTCGAGGACGTCACGACGCGGGCCGACGTCGACGTGACGACCGAACTCCGGCAGGGCCGTCCGCACGAGGAGATCGGTGCGTACGCCGAGTCGATCGACGCGGATCTGGTCGTGTTCGGTAACCGCGGGCTCGGCGCCGGCGGGGAGATTGGCAGCACTGCGGAACGCGTCGTCAGGCACGTCGACCGACCGTCGCTCACGGTCTGA
- a CDS encoding Dph6-related ATP pyrophosphatase, with amino-acid sequence MVASEGGWIALFSGGKDSSWALHRALEAGRDVRRLVIVRPPEGSHAYHAPATAVTRLAARSIGIPIVDAGLPATDLEPPDLRATGRSSATDGTEEFESLEVVLERLDDEFDGGLAGVVAGVVGNEFQVDRLRSLCDGLGCTFLAPLWRAEPRALATEMIDGGLEIVIVEVSAPGFDERWLGRRLDRNALIELEALGREHGVHLLGEDGAFETIVTDGPHMERPIALTVEREWNGDWGRLRIVDARLE; translated from the coding sequence ATGGTCGCATCGGAGGGCGGCTGGATCGCGCTGTTTTCCGGCGGCAAGGACTCCTCGTGGGCGCTACACCGGGCGCTAGAGGCAGGTCGCGACGTTCGGCGGCTCGTCATCGTTCGTCCCCCGGAGGGCAGTCACGCGTACCACGCTCCCGCAACGGCGGTTACACGGCTGGCTGCGCGGAGCATCGGCATCCCGATAGTCGACGCAGGGCTTCCCGCAACTGATCTCGAACCGCCCGATCTGCGAGCGACCGGGCGATCGTCCGCAACTGACGGTACCGAGGAGTTCGAGTCGCTGGAAGTGGTGCTCGAACGGCTCGACGACGAGTTCGACGGCGGGCTCGCCGGTGTCGTCGCCGGCGTCGTCGGAAACGAGTTCCAGGTCGACCGTCTGCGATCGCTCTGTGACGGACTGGGCTGTACGTTTCTCGCGCCGCTGTGGCGGGCGGAGCCGCGGGCGCTCGCGACGGAGATGATCGACGGCGGTCTCGAGATCGTGATCGTCGAGGTATCCGCACCCGGATTCGACGAGCGCTGGCTCGGCCGACGCCTCGATCGGAACGCCCTGATCGAGCTGGAGGCGCTCGGCCGCGAGCACGGCGTCCACCTCCTGGGCGAGGACGGCGCGTTCGAGACGATCGTCACCGACGGCCCCCACATGGAACGTCCGATCGCGCTCACGGTCGAGCGGGAGTGGAACGGCGACTGGGGGCGACTGCGGATCGTCGACGCCCGGCTGGAGTGA
- a CDS encoding transporter associated domain-containing protein, with the protein MITGEILGPREPAPIRIVDERTAIVRGDVSVALVNEALDLSLPVAATFDTVAGLVPDRARYLPEDVDRVARDDVTTTVEDVADRRIVNVRLTRPAASGR; encoded by the coding sequence GTGATCACCGGTGAGATCCTCGGTCCCCGCGAACCGGCCCCGATCCGCATCGTCGACGAGCGGACGGCCATCGTTCGCGGCGACGTCTCCGTCGCGTTGGTCAACGAAGCGCTCGATCTCTCCCTCCCCGTGGCCGCGACGTTCGACACCGTCGCCGGACTTGTTCCCGATCGAGCCAGATACCTCCCCGAGGACGTCGATCGGGTCGCCCGTGACGACGTCACGACCACCGTCGAGGACGTCGCCGACAGACGAATCGTCAACGTTCGGCTCACTCGACCGGCTGCCAGCGGACGGTAG
- a CDS encoding secondary thiamine-phosphate synthase enzyme YjbQ codes for MQIDVRTNERVDIVDVTADVAEAVPADLEDGLCTASVPHTTAGVIVNEREDRLLSDIEDALERLVPRGETYAHDAIDDNADAHLRATLLGESVTVPIVDGELALGTWQAILFVDCDGPRRRRLRVTTVSG; via the coding sequence ATGCAGATCGACGTTCGAACGAACGAGCGAGTCGATATCGTCGACGTCACCGCCGACGTCGCCGAGGCGGTCCCTGCCGATCTCGAGGACGGGCTCTGTACTGCGTCCGTTCCGCACACGACGGCCGGCGTGATCGTCAACGAACGCGAGGACCGACTTCTCTCGGATATCGAGGACGCGCTCGAACGACTCGTCCCCCGCGGGGAGACGTACGCTCACGACGCGATCGACGACAACGCGGACGCCCACCTGCGCGCGACGCTGCTTGGCGAGAGCGTTACGGTTCCCATCGTCGACGGCGAGCTCGCACTCGGGACCTGGCAGGCGATCCTGTTCGTCGACTGTGACGGGCCCAGACGGCGTCGGCTCCGAGTGACGACCGTCTCGGGGTGA
- a CDS encoding pyridoxamine 5'-phosphate oxidase family protein, with protein sequence MTDTWYGHTMAADEIAEFLNEQATGVLCLSKDRRAYGIPMSFAYDADEERAIMDLGFADDSKKREFLETTDEVCLTVYEWDGPHDWTSVVLSGSFEPLSESDVDDDLEAWYYRVAKDIDVSAGDVDLEWYELRAAELSGVALSE encoded by the coding sequence ATGACTGATACGTGGTACGGCCATACGATGGCAGCGGACGAGATCGCCGAGTTCCTGAACGAGCAGGCGACGGGCGTGCTCTGTCTCTCGAAGGACCGCCGGGCGTACGGCATCCCGATGTCGTTCGCGTACGACGCGGACGAAGAGCGAGCGATCATGGACCTCGGGTTCGCCGACGACAGCAAGAAACGCGAGTTCCTCGAGACGACCGACGAGGTCTGTCTCACCGTCTACGAGTGGGACGGACCGCACGACTGGACGAGCGTGGTTCTGAGTGGATCGTTCGAACCGCTCTCCGAGAGCGACGTTGACGACGACCTCGAGGCGTGGTACTATCGCGTGGCGAAAGATATCGACGTCTCGGCCGGCGACGTCGATCTCGAGTGGTACGAGCTCCGGGCGGCGGAGCTGTCGGGCGTGGCGCTCTCCGAGTGA
- a CDS encoding winged helix-turn-helix domain-containing protein: MHRTCETDEVLRVLANARRREIVSVLEALDDNWITVDELARAVSTTGDEWRGELHHVHLPMLRDLGIVDYDRHGETVRYYRCDLVSSVLEAVDAEVPTTQ, encoded by the coding sequence GTGCACCGGACGTGTGAGACGGACGAGGTCCTTCGCGTGCTCGCCAACGCACGCCGTCGCGAGATCGTCTCCGTACTGGAGGCGCTCGACGACAACTGGATCACGGTCGACGAACTGGCTCGCGCCGTCTCCACGACGGGCGACGAGTGGCGGGGCGAACTCCATCACGTTCATCTTCCGATGCTCCGGGACCTCGGAATCGTCGACTACGACCGCCACGGGGAGACGGTTCGATACTACCGCTGCGATCTCGTCTCGAGCGTCCTCGAAGCCGTCGATGCGGAGGTCCCGACGACTCAATAA
- a CDS encoding potassium channel family protein, giving the protein MPPWISRRAVTYLGLVVVTTAVFTVAYNVGMTTWEDEPQRLVQSFEVVFQSFTTTGYGQDAPWETTRMNLLVVGMQLAGIGLILGAIDAFVVPWFQTAFRTSPPKQPVTLEDHVVICGYTPRTESFATQLDSLDRPFTVVEPDGETATELHEDGTTVVHGDPESVDVLELAAVETATAVVIDVADDVNASIVLSVQELNANVPIVTVAEDEDRAPYQRIAGADTVLSPRQLLGESLAGRVPTAVTSDVDASVPISDELELVEVSVTAGSQLCGQSIAECELSDQFGVVVVGAWFDGEFESPVEMDLEVTPDTRLLVAGDPKNVDELRSQAHSTVRDLAPQRVLIAGYDESGEAAAKTLGGTTTQVTILDIEDKPGVDVVGDAREPGMLREAGIEDASAVIVTVGDDTTAIFVTLVVQDLNAGVDVFARADREEDVQKLYRAGADDVQALATVSGRMMVSTVFEDEAALAFDKRIRVVATPTGELGGQTLETGDIRERTGTTVLAIVRDDDVITEFDPQSFELEDDDELVLAGTDENVRRFEREFG; this is encoded by the coding sequence ATGCCACCGTGGATCTCACGTCGCGCTGTCACCTACCTCGGGCTGGTAGTGGTAACGACCGCCGTCTTCACGGTCGCATACAATGTCGGGATGACAACCTGGGAGGACGAGCCCCAGCGGCTGGTCCAGTCGTTCGAGGTCGTCTTCCAGAGTTTCACGACGACCGGGTACGGGCAGGACGCACCGTGGGAAACGACGCGGATGAACCTGCTCGTCGTTGGGATGCAACTCGCCGGGATCGGACTGATCCTCGGGGCGATCGACGCCTTCGTCGTTCCCTGGTTCCAGACCGCGTTCCGAACTTCGCCGCCGAAACAGCCGGTCACGCTCGAAGATCACGTCGTGATCTGTGGTTACACGCCTCGAACCGAGTCGTTCGCGACCCAACTCGACTCCCTGGATCGGCCGTTCACCGTCGTTGAACCCGACGGAGAGACGGCGACGGAGTTACATGAGGACGGGACGACCGTCGTCCACGGTGATCCGGAATCGGTCGACGTCCTCGAGCTGGCGGCCGTCGAGACGGCAACGGCTGTCGTTATCGACGTCGCCGACGATGTCAACGCGAGTATCGTGCTGTCCGTCCAGGAACTGAACGCGAACGTCCCGATCGTGACTGTCGCCGAAGACGAAGATCGAGCGCCGTACCAGCGAATCGCGGGGGCGGACACGGTGCTGTCGCCCCGCCAGCTACTTGGCGAGAGTCTCGCGGGTCGAGTCCCGACCGCCGTGACGAGCGATGTCGACGCAAGCGTCCCGATTAGCGACGAGCTCGAACTGGTCGAGGTGTCGGTTACGGCTGGAAGCCAACTCTGCGGCCAGTCGATCGCAGAGTGTGAGCTATCGGACCAGTTTGGGGTGGTCGTCGTCGGCGCATGGTTCGACGGCGAATTCGAGAGCCCGGTCGAGATGGATCTCGAAGTGACGCCGGATACACGACTCTTGGTCGCCGGTGATCCGAAAAACGTCGACGAGCTCCGATCACAGGCACACTCGACCGTCCGCGATCTCGCACCCCAGCGCGTGTTGATCGCGGGCTACGACGAGTCGGGGGAAGCCGCTGCCAAGACCCTCGGGGGGACGACGACACAGGTAACCATCCTCGACATCGAGGACAAGCCGGGTGTCGACGTTGTCGGCGACGCCCGCGAGCCGGGAATGTTACGCGAGGCCGGCATCGAGGACGCGTCGGCGGTGATCGTCACCGTCGGAGACGACACAACCGCCATCTTCGTCACGCTCGTCGTCCAGGATCTGAACGCCGGCGTCGACGTTTTCGCCAGGGCAGATCGGGAGGAAGACGTCCAGAAACTCTACCGTGCAGGAGCTGACGATGTCCAGGCGCTGGCGACGGTCAGCGGTCGAATGATGGTCTCGACTGTTTTCGAAGACGAAGCTGCGCTCGCGTTCGACAAACGGATCAGGGTCGTGGCGACTCCGACCGGTGAACTCGGAGGGCAGACGCTCGAGACGGGCGACATCCGCGAACGGACCGGGACGACCGTCCTCGCCATCGTCAGGGACGACGACGTAATTACCGAGTTCGACCCACAGTCGTTCGAACTCGAAGACGACGACGAACTCGTGCTGGCCGGTACCGACGAGAACGTCCGCCGGTTCGAACGTGAGTTCGGATAG
- a CDS encoding universal stress protein, whose protein sequence is MGRLTRTVLVPTEGSSLSMKALETALTDYPDAAIVVSHVMDPIGSGLSLLDVMRPTFDDGSPPGSVSPEYWREWHEKAESKARAVLGDARAIAAEHDRSVETVLEFGEPDDVILEYAEDHDIDRIVMGSHCRTGAERFLLGSVAETVVKRAPVPVLIVR, encoded by the coding sequence ATGGGACGTCTGACTCGGACCGTCCTCGTCCCGACAGAAGGGTCGTCGCTCTCGATGAAAGCCCTCGAGACGGCGTTGACCGACTATCCGGACGCCGCCATCGTCGTCTCCCACGTCATGGACCCGATCGGATCGGGTCTTAGCCTCCTCGACGTGATGCGGCCAACGTTCGACGACGGCTCTCCGCCAGGATCGGTATCGCCGGAGTACTGGCGCGAGTGGCACGAGAAAGCGGAATCGAAGGCCCGAGCGGTCCTCGGCGACGCGCGCGCGATCGCGGCCGAACACGACCGGAGCGTCGAGACCGTCCTCGAGTTCGGCGAACCCGACGACGTCATCCTCGAGTACGCCGAGGATCACGACATCGACCGGATCGTCATGGGGAGTCACTGTCGAACCGGCGCGGAACGGTTCCTGCTGGGTAGCGTCGCGGAGACCGTCGTCAAACGGGCACCGGTCCCCGTCCTGATCGTCCGATGA
- the fer gene encoding ferredoxin Fer: protein MYDTILVPTDGSPVAEDAGTYAVRLAERFDAMLHVVSVLERGLVGGDDEDEGEQAVDELADRAQDRGLEVTRERREGNADVHEEILSSADERDADLIVMGTTGRSGLGRFLLGSVAEQTLRESPVPVATVHEETSLEDEFERVLVPTDGSHSAATALEHAVDLAVETGARLHVVHVSDEGDVDGTETIDLSSDDELGLEPVDDALERLRGSPLEAVDVSVPAGRVDQQILAIAATHDADCVVMGTHGETGLRRYLLGSSTERVVRFAGVPVIGISAPRTEAVTVEYLDYRVVDEQGWSIEDDDLLERAADAGLDETAYGTFEVSRDEYVLDAAEAAGHDWPFHCRAGGCVNCTAVLLEGGLEMDVQRSLSEDEVENHDMRLTCVATPTSDSIALVYNAKYLDRLQDRVV from the coding sequence ATGTACGACACGATTCTCGTACCGACCGACGGAAGTCCGGTGGCAGAAGACGCTGGAACGTACGCGGTCCGACTTGCGGAGCGCTTCGACGCGATGCTCCACGTCGTCTCGGTTCTGGAGCGAGGACTCGTCGGCGGCGACGACGAAGACGAGGGCGAACAGGCCGTCGACGAACTGGCCGACCGAGCACAGGACCGTGGTCTCGAGGTGACACGCGAACGCCGCGAGGGGAACGCCGACGTTCACGAAGAGATTCTCTCATCCGCCGACGAGCGCGATGCGGACCTGATCGTGATGGGGACGACCGGTCGCAGCGGACTCGGCCGATTCTTACTGGGCAGCGTCGCCGAGCAGACGCTTCGGGAGTCGCCCGTCCCGGTTGCGACCGTCCACGAAGAGACGTCCCTCGAAGACGAGTTCGAACGCGTCCTGGTACCGACCGACGGGAGCCACAGCGCGGCGACCGCCCTTGAGCACGCCGTCGACCTCGCAGTCGAAACGGGGGCCCGGCTCCACGTCGTTCACGTCAGTGACGAGGGAGACGTCGACGGAACCGAGACGATCGACCTCTCGAGCGACGACGAACTCGGCCTCGAACCGGTCGACGACGCGCTCGAGCGACTGCGCGGGTCGCCGCTGGAGGCCGTCGACGTCTCGGTCCCCGCCGGCCGAGTCGACCAGCAGATTCTGGCGATAGCGGCCACGCACGACGCCGACTGCGTCGTGATGGGGACCCACGGCGAGACCGGCTTGCGGCGATACCTCCTCGGGAGTTCGACCGAGCGGGTCGTCCGCTTCGCCGGCGTCCCGGTGATCGGCATCAGCGCACCGCGAACCGAGGCAGTGACCGTCGAGTACCTCGACTACCGGGTCGTCGACGAACAGGGCTGGTCGATCGAGGACGACGACCTCCTCGAGCGCGCTGCGGACGCCGGTCTCGACGAGACGGCATACGGTACCTTCGAGGTGTCGCGCGACGAGTACGTCCTCGACGCGGCCGAGGCGGCCGGTCACGACTGGCCGTTTCACTGCCGGGCCGGCGGCTGCGTGAACTGTACCGCCGTGCTGCTCGAGGGGGGACTCGAGATGGACGTCCAGCGAAGTCTCTCCGAGGACGAAGTGGAGAACCACGACATGCGACTGACCTGCGTCGCGACGCCGACGAGTGACTCGATCGCGCTCGTCTACAACGCCAAGTACCTCGACCGGCTTCAGGACCGCGTCGTCTGA
- a CDS encoding pyridoxamine 5'-phosphate oxidase family protein translates to MQGLRWLQMSADEIDEFLGQGGIGVVSFPSGAENPPVSIPVSYGYNPDERAFYYRLSVPQGSRKADLIDRSVSFVVHRETDEGWRSVVAEGRFEEIDEAPFEPGDIHGMWAVEIPLVEIFERPPKEVTFRFFRLEPETLSGRKEVRTES, encoded by the coding sequence ATGCAAGGGCTGCGCTGGCTCCAGATGAGCGCTGACGAGATCGACGAGTTCCTCGGACAGGGTGGGATCGGCGTCGTCTCCTTTCCGTCAGGAGCGGAGAACCCACCGGTCTCGATACCGGTGTCGTACGGCTACAATCCGGACGAGCGGGCGTTTTACTACCGACTCTCCGTTCCGCAGGGGAGCCGAAAGGCGGATCTCATCGATCGATCCGTTTCGTTCGTCGTCCACCGGGAGACCGACGAGGGGTGGCGAAGCGTCGTCGCCGAGGGCCGGTTCGAGGAGATCGACGAAGCGCCGTTCGAGCCCGGTGACATTCACGGGATGTGGGCCGTCGAAATTCCGCTCGTCGAGATCTTCGAACGGCCCCCGAAGGAGGTGACGTTTCGCTTTTTCCGCCTCGAGCCCGAGACGCTGTCGGGACGCAAGGAGGTCCGAACGGAGTCCTGA
- a CDS encoding cytochrome b family protein — translation MTSDTNNELTHHLGVAIGSIVVAVLLWGIGYRGQRVVAAVPFFILFVVMVIGPLVRIRPSIRRRFSGNFPVNWRSELGIWFAIWSVVHVLFVFWARDWDVVGYLVDMSPWAFGAMVAVIIAIVLAFTSNNRAYDSLGPKAWKWHQSHGTYVIFWLVAVHGYDRAYLRPYEEMGFPSDDPLHLIYLAMIVIVVALHVVAFIAVVSEYRKTGEYPPDL, via the coding sequence ATGACATCTGACACTAACAACGAGCTCACCCATCATCTGGGCGTAGCGATCGGCAGCATCGTCGTGGCTGTTCTGCTGTGGGGCATCGGATACCGCGGCCAGCGAGTCGTCGCTGCCGTTCCCTTCTTCATCCTGTTTGTCGTAATGGTTATCGGCCCGCTGGTCCGTATCAGGCCGTCGATCAGGCGTCGGTTTTCCGGGAACTTCCCCGTGAACTGGCGATCGGAACTGGGGATCTGGTTTGCGATCTGGTCGGTCGTCCACGTACTGTTCGTCTTCTGGGCACGCGACTGGGACGTCGTCGGCTATCTCGTCGACATGAGTCCGTGGGCGTTCGGTGCCATGGTCGCCGTCATCATCGCGATCGTGCTGGCGTTTACGTCCAACAACAGAGCCTACGACTCCCTCGGACCGAAAGCCTGGAAGTGGCACCAGAGTCACGGCACGTACGTCATCTTCTGGCTCGTTGCCGTCCACGGCTACGATCGAGCGTACCTCCGACCGTACGAAGAGATGGGGTTTCCCTCGGACGATCCGCTCCACCTGATTTACCTCGCGATGATCGTCATCGTCGTCGCCCTCCACGTGGTCGCGTTCATAGCGGTCGTCTCCGAGTACCGGAAGACCGGCGAGTATCCACCGGACCTGTAG
- a CDS encoding DUF7557 family protein encodes MTFRDEPSATPGGRPITELVEFAEFIEELVAIYEQEGRFLQEGARVDERPQTAAHATVGHDAASPGSLAASRQYR; translated from the coding sequence GTGACGTTCCGAGACGAGCCGTCCGCAACGCCGGGTGGACGACCGATCACCGAACTCGTCGAATTCGCGGAGTTCATCGAGGAGCTGGTGGCGATCTACGAACAGGAGGGCCGGTTCCTCCAAGAAGGGGCGCGAGTCGACGAGCGTCCGCAGACGGCCGCTCACGCGACGGTCGGTCACGACGCGGCGTCGCCTGGTTCGCTGGCTGCCTCGAGACAGTATCGGTGA
- a CDS encoding pyridoxamine 5'-phosphate oxidase family protein — translation MSVDELREYGLAEMTDTEIRDFLSAQKVGVLGLPDEDVPYLLPLSFGYDGDSRLYFTYLLGSSSRKETLTETTEAASFLVFSADTMYNWESVLLTGRISAVSESSWDELEEVLADAWRPELFESASLSGAVAIYEFRIDEQTGIKHQGLPPAFEATDE, via the coding sequence ATGTCAGTCGACGAACTGCGGGAGTACGGACTGGCCGAGATGACCGATACCGAGATCCGGGACTTCCTGTCCGCTCAGAAGGTGGGCGTCCTCGGACTCCCCGACGAGGACGTCCCCTACCTCCTCCCGCTCTCGTTCGGTTACGACGGCGACTCTCGGCTCTACTTCACCTATCTGCTCGGATCGAGCAGCCGAAAGGAGACGCTGACCGAGACCACCGAGGCAGCGAGCTTCCTGGTCTTCTCGGCGGACACAATGTACAACTGGGAGAGTGTTCTCCTGACGGGACGAATCTCCGCCGTCTCGGAGTCCTCGTGGGACGAACTCGAGGAGGTACTGGCCGACGCGTGGCGTCCGGAACTGTTCGAGTCGGCGTCACTTTCCGGAGCGGTCGCAATCTACGAGTTCCGGATCGACGAGCAGACGGGAATCAAACACCAGGGGCTCCCGCCGGCGTTCGAGGCGACCGACGAGTGA
- a CDS encoding CBS domain-containing protein: MPVEALARSDVVTATTGAPIHELATTMRDEDVGSVVVVDGDEPVGIVTDRDLTVHVLAERADPGDLSAEDVMSDDLQTIDHDAGFYRATELMSERGVRRLPVTDADGELDGIITVDDLNELLADEHQELASVVRAQRPPY; the protein is encoded by the coding sequence ATGCCAGTCGAAGCTCTCGCACGAAGCGACGTCGTCACTGCCACGACCGGAGCACCGATTCACGAGCTCGCGACGACGATGCGCGACGAGGACGTCGGGAGCGTCGTCGTCGTCGACGGTGACGAACCCGTCGGAATCGTCACGGACCGCGATCTGACGGTCCACGTCCTCGCCGAGCGAGCCGATCCCGGCGATCTCAGCGCCGAGGACGTGATGTCGGACGATCTCCAGACGATCGACCACGACGCTGGGTTCTACCGGGCGACGGAACTGATGAGCGAACGGGGCGTCCGCCGCCTTCCCGTGACGGACGCGGACGGCGAACTGGACGGCATCATCACCGTCGACGACCTGAACGAACTGCTCGCCGACGAACACCAGGAGCTCGCGAGCGTCGTTCGAGCGCAGCGGCCGCCGTACTGA